One genomic region from Alkalilimnicola sp. S0819 encodes:
- the thiD gene encoding bifunctional hydroxymethylpyrimidine kinase/phosphomethylpyrimidine kinase yields MQGRVLVIAGSDSGGGAGIQADTKAITALGGHAATAITALTAQNTLGVQGVHGVPVAFIREQMRVVLEDIGADCIKTGMLHNAEVVEAVAAALAEFAPEIPLVLDPVMVAQGGASLLHEEAVAALHELLLPRAALITPNLPEAEALLGQPIADAGAMPEAARALAALTPGAVLLKGGHLPGDELRDVLLADGELHSFHQQRLHTRAIHGTGCTLASAIAAGLAQGLALKPAVERSRAYLRAAMEHAPGLGQGHGPVGHGFCCVYPHQGKR; encoded by the coding sequence ATGCAAGGGCGCGTACTGGTCATTGCCGGCTCGGATTCCGGCGGTGGCGCCGGCATACAGGCGGACACCAAGGCCATTACGGCCCTGGGTGGGCACGCCGCCACGGCCATCACCGCGCTCACCGCCCAGAACACCCTGGGCGTGCAGGGTGTGCACGGCGTGCCGGTAGCTTTCATCCGTGAACAGATGCGGGTCGTGCTGGAGGACATAGGCGCCGACTGCATCAAGACCGGCATGCTCCACAATGCGGAAGTGGTCGAAGCCGTGGCGGCTGCGCTGGCCGAGTTCGCCCCGGAGATTCCTTTGGTGCTGGATCCGGTGATGGTGGCCCAGGGTGGCGCCAGTCTGCTGCACGAGGAAGCCGTGGCGGCGCTGCACGAGCTGCTGCTGCCCCGGGCGGCGCTCATCACGCCGAATCTCCCCGAGGCCGAGGCACTGCTGGGGCAGCCCATCGCCGATGCCGGGGCCATGCCCGAAGCGGCCCGGGCCCTGGCTGCGCTCACCCCTGGTGCGGTACTGCTCAAGGGCGGCCACCTGCCCGGGGATGAGCTGCGGGATGTCCTGCTGGCCGATGGCGAGCTGCACAGCTTCCATCAACAACGTCTGCATACCCGGGCCATCCACGGCACCGGCTGCACCCTGGCTTCGGCCATTGCCGCGGGCCTGGCCCAGGGGCTTGCGCTAAAGCCGGCGGTGGAGCGGAGCAGAGCCTACCTGCGCGCGGCCATGGAACATGCGCCGGGTCTGGGACAAGGCCATGGTCCCGTGGGGCACGGCTTCTGCTGCGTCTATCCGCATCAAGGGAAGCGCTGA
- a CDS encoding Rrf2 family transcriptional regulator, with protein sequence MRLSSKGRYAISAMLHLAAHGGAGPVPLVEVSDCQNISLSYVDQIFARLRSAGLVRGTPGPGGGYRLAREAGAISVLEVMSAVDGPRRGKAGQSELEAVIWAELAVELEGYLASITLEGLVDRPSVRQALLQQYRAGGWRCDVCGAFSQRQVACG encoded by the coding sequence ATGCGCCTGTCCAGCAAGGGCCGATACGCCATCAGTGCCATGTTACACCTGGCCGCCCATGGCGGCGCCGGGCCGGTGCCGCTGGTAGAAGTTTCGGACTGCCAGAACATTTCCCTCTCTTACGTGGATCAGATCTTCGCCCGGTTGCGGTCCGCTGGCCTCGTTCGTGGTACGCCCGGTCCGGGCGGGGGCTATCGGCTCGCTCGGGAGGCGGGCGCTATCAGCGTGCTGGAGGTGATGTCGGCGGTGGACGGTCCCCGCCGGGGAAAGGCCGGGCAATCCGAGCTGGAAGCGGTCATCTGGGCGGAGCTCGCCGTTGAGCTGGAAGGGTATCTGGCTTCGATCACCCTGGAGGGCCTGGTGGACCGCCCGTCGGTGCGGCAGGCGTTGTTGCAGCAGTACCGCGCCGGGGGCTGGCGCTGCGATGTCTGCGGTGCGTTTTCCCAACGCCAGGTGGCCTGCGGCTGA